The genomic interval TGCTGGTTTTCAGGGTGGAGGGGCTCTGTGGTCAGGCTCTGAAGGCCCCCTCTGTCCCACAGGTGCCCAAGCCAGGAGCTGAGGAGCCCCACCCTTGGGGCCTGGAGCTACAGTTCTCTCTGCGCCCACATTTCAACCTCCAGGGGCTGTGCGGCCTGCTGCCCGAGGGTGCACTGCCTGAGGCGCCCTGGAGCGGCAGTGTGGCCCTAGTGGCCGAGGTGCCAGAGCTCACTGTGGCCCAGTGGCTTGTGGAGGCAGGCGCTCGGCCACCCGAGGAGTTCACGAAGACCgtggccctgctgctgctgcagctgagcGCTGCCCTGGAGCGCCTGGAGGCACTGGGTGCAGCCCTGGCTGAGCTGCGGCCCGAGAACCTCCTGCTGGTGGCGCCTCGGGGCTGCACGGCCACCGGGCCCCCGCGCCTGATTCTTGCAGACTTCAGACGCATTCACCCACGGCCTCCCGGCACCCCTGGCATCCATGCACAGCAGCTGGGCCGCCTGCTCCGAGAGCTGCTTGGCCCGGGAGTGCCCTTGGCCACACccgtggccacaggcctggagcGTCTGGCGGCCCAGCTGACCCGCGTGCGGCCCTCAGCGGCCCGGACACGCGGCGCACTGCAGGCGCTGCTCTGGGGGCCTGGACCCGAGCTGCGCAGCCACGGAGCCCCACTGGGGTCCTGGCTGCAGGTGCGCCGAACCATGCTGGTCCTGCACCTGGCCGAGCGGGCCGTGGGTGGGGAGGTGCCCGGTCTGGAGGACTGGCTCTGCTGCGAATACCTGATGGAGGCCACAGCGGCCTCAGTGGACCTCGCCCTCAGTCTGCTGTGGGACTGACCCTGCCTGTGAGTGACGCACCTATTCCAGGGCCTCTCCAAGTGGCAGGCACCCCTCAACCCCCCAGGGCTGGAACTGGTGGCTGGTGAATCCATCATAGGGTGGACGCCCTCTTTCAGAAGGGACCAACAGGCCAGCAAAGAATGCAGTTGGGAAATTAGGCCCAATCCCCCCCGCATTACCTCCCAGAATGCAGTTGCCCCCTTCCAGGGCTGGGGCCTAATGGCCAGTGCCTGTAGAGGCTTTCAGAGGAGCCCACCCCTCTTCCACGCGTGGAGTCACTGCCAGTTCATGCCTCTCCCAGTGGCTGGATCCCCTCCCACTGCCTTTCAGTAGAAGCCAGGTGCCCTTGTGGTACTATGGTCTGATGGTCAGTGTATCCATGGCAATGTGGACACTCCTCCCAAAGGCTCTGGAGCCTGCCCTTGCACTGAGGATGGTGGTGTGAACTGTCAACAGCTTGTCAAGAACTGCTGGGGGCTTCCATGAGGAGAGAGGTCTCTGGAACCTGAGATAGCCAGCTTACCCCAGCAGGGTCTGAGCTCACCTGCCCACATGCTCTCCTGGTTCCCATGCCCACCCCCTCCACTCCCTCCATCCACTGTGGCCTCCTTGCTCCCCCTCTGTGACACTAAATTCTGTCTAGCCACCAAgtctttgcactggctgtttccTCTACCGGACTTGCTGAATCTCACCTCTTGCAAGCAAACAAAGTTGACCCTCCTGGGCCCTCTCCAGTTCCTGGCCATGCTTCCCACCAAAGCACTTGTCACCACCTGCAAGTTATTTATTCATCTCTTTGTCACCTGTTCACCTCACCCATCAGGTTGAGTTCTGAGGCCCTGCCCATACTTAACACACGCTAAGTGTTTAATAGCATAGAATGATAGAATAAACAAAGTTGTTTACAGACTCATCAGGGACCTGAGGGAGAGAATGAGGAAGTCTGAGTGTGTACTTCTGAAAAGTAGATACAGGAGCCCTGAGAGGTCCCAATGCCCTTGTGTGGGGTCTCCAGTCATGCCCCTTCACCAGCCATGGCGATGCTGGGGGGAACTTTCTAATCCCCAGGTGTAACCTGGTCCCTCCCCTGCTCAGACCTCTCCCATGGCTCCCTAGTACCTTCAAAACACAAGGGGTTTGTCTAAAGGCTCCGCATGCTGTCCGGCCAACCTCTCCTGGCACATCACCCCTCTGTGTAGGTGCTTTCTGGCCTCCAGACCTTACCCATTGTTCCTTCTGCTGATGTACCTCCCCACTATGCTCTGCTTGACTCCTGTACATCCTCCAGCACCCCAACCCCAAAGCCCTTTCTCTACCTGTGCCCTGCCCACACAGACTGAAGTGTGTCCAGCCCTCTCCCCAGACCTTTGAAAGCCAACTCCATCATCAATCAACCGAATATCCCACCCAACCCCGAGATAGACTTGAATCCCTCTGAATTCCTTTCTCCTAAGATACCTGCTTTGCAACCTATTTGTCAAATCTGCAGGGCACAACCCCAGATGCAGCCAGCAGGTGGCGCTGCGGGGCTGCCGCCTTTGGCCTTCAGCCACCCCCTTACCTccacccttccctggtggctcagatggtaaagaatctgcccacaatgtgggagacctgggttcgacccctaggtggagatcccttggagaagtgcatggcaacccactccagtatccttgcctggagaatccctatggccAGAGGAGTCTAGCAGAGGGTCTCCCATGGGGTCAGAGTTGTACCCCATGACAACTGGGCAACTAGGCACAGCACCCCCACCCACTGCAGGGTCTTTGCCTTCTGACTGCCTCAGACTCCACGTCTGTTCTGGTCAGAACACCCACCAGCAGACCTCCCTCCCCAGCAAGACCCATAAGAGGGCTGAGGATGCCCACAGCCAAACACCcaccccttccttccccttcaccCCTGGGAAAGCCCCACTCAGGCCCTGCCCTGCTCCACTTCTCAAGGCCCAGTAAACAGCTTCAGCCTGGAACCAGGCCACTCCAGCCTGCCTCCGTCACCCCAGGGAAGGGCTCCAGGGAAAGGGGAGTGGCAGGCAGGGTGGGGCGGGCTACCAGCTGCCCAGGGGTGGCAGGAAGATGAGGTATGGAGGTAGCCAGGTTGAGCTGGCTGTGGCCAAAGGTGACACCAGGGCCTTACTGCCTCACAACTCTTGCTTGCGAGCACAGCTCCCTCAGCCTCTGGCAAGCCCAAGGCCCCTATTCCCTTGGCCCCAGAGCCCATCAACACCATAGAGCCAACACAGGTCTTAAGAGGGATAATCACTTTTATTTGGATTTCTGAGAGCAATAGAAGGGTAGATTAATACCTATCTTTCCAAGTTAAGAGACCTAAGACTTTTCCAAAAAGACTTTCAAATAAGAAACTCCTCAAAGTACAAGGATAATCTGAATCATCTTAAACCagcaataaaaaagtaaaatataaacttttatttagaattaaagCAAATACTTCAGTATCACAAACACAATATTAAACTTCAAGAAATACACG from Dama dama isolate Ldn47 chromosome 9, ASM3311817v1, whole genome shotgun sequence carries:
- the PEAK3 gene encoding protein PEAK3 gives rise to the protein MPGANTPTCSAQHTYSNLGEVRTHLLPSKACRPRTSEPPVTDPQPLPPPLPKKTLTRTQSLPTHKASSPSLTRAGPPRKPLVGSRSVDESQADDDRAGPAQPPAEPPFSSLDTELGLSLHDLHHPEAVHAALEARQLEGLRVVHARLHTRLLGGRPGPCRPDHCFRLLDSSPCVESGDALYYRLVRVHEEAWHLLAAKVPKPGAEEPHPWGLELQFSLRPHFNLQGLCGLLPEGALPEAPWSGSVALVAEVPELTVAQWLVEAGARPPEEFTKTVALLLLQLSAALERLEALGAALAELRPENLLLVAPRGCTATGPPRLILADFRRIHPRPPGTPGIHAQQLGRLLRELLGPGVPLATPVATGLERLAAQLTRVRPSAARTRGALQALLWGPGPELRSHGAPLGSWLQVRRTMLVLHLAERAVGGEVPGLEDWLCCEYLMEATAASVDLALSLLWD